A region from the Lycium barbarum isolate Lr01 chromosome 8, ASM1917538v2, whole genome shotgun sequence genome encodes:
- the LOC132605387 gene encoding uncharacterized protein LOC132605387: MGKGLRHRDSSFTRESSSPGCMFGILHQLNHQQHRWHQVRKRLPYIKQAGGKHIAAAGDLGSNATATDSANVLEKVDVKLDDSPVVVKTAATQHKSSIKSRLKALVTKELLSRKKVQHRRSVSCPTRMPLEQTAPIRYLGPANADHSPKFRSNDETLQHPQNGYSSVASLLDPPLPKKRKDAVITTNTCELCAAMVDMNHLKQCDTNKNGKQPITNFTLRRTQSLYFRERTKNASIEESKLFLDALDLLNMREELFLKILRDPNSSLAHQLHGTHASKALTKSVSFPSLLSLGKIASHLVTSTNLSSEEEVAKGVPTRLESFDNAPASSPGGKHKRHDSKLVLARFRNLKDKITHALKESRKEKRRIIMDAVLHKVPKDVKKGSNLLEKPMPDGHNRNFPESTFNTAHLHSPFSKSQMKSFKRTSSLNDSLDRYNRLLESCFSRDEKQQNFERSSSRVSKSPSPARTRPIVLERILSLPDLRHYPSFRIEDAPEANYSETVDTAASTASSNNLNLGANRSDEQKSVDIPLVSENKTQQDSSSDSEIPEDFLDISQTSNDFGDLNTEENSVPVDKPVPVTLPDMIIQEATTLPETAGIAENAFDTNEEGILAEEQKRSLLQVHVDERNKAEFNYVKDVLELSGFSGNEFMNLSVFDEVGGCFLSQPDCSGYGEESGSCDQLLLFDLINEVLLQLYERSSLYWPKALTFRSYIHPMTVGYYLLEEVWKDISWWINYKLENDQSLLDDAASRDLAKGDNWMNLQFDAECVGLELEDLIFDDLLDELVFIDIHSHIGV, encoded by the exons ATGGGGAAGGGTTTGCGACACCGAGATTCTAGTTTTACTCGAGAAAGTAGTTCTCCAGGATGCATGTTTGGGATACTTCATCAGTTAAATCACCAACAACATCGGTGGCATCAAGTCAGGAAACGCCTCCCATATATAAAGCAGGCTGGTGGAAAGCACATTGCTG CAGCAGGAGATCTTGGGAGTAATGCAACTGCTACTGATTCTGCTAACGTGTTAGAAAAAGTAGATGTCAAATTAGACGATTCCCCT GTTGTAGTGAAAACAGCAGCCACTCAGCACAAAAGTTCAATAAAGTCTCGTCTAAAAGCTTTGGTCACAAAAGAGCTACTATCTAGAAAAAAGGTTCAACATCGCCGTAGCGTGTCCTGTCCTACAAGAATGCCGCTGGAACAAACTGCTCCTATTCGTTATCTTGGCCCCGCAAATGCAGATCATTCTCCAAAATTTCGTTCAAATGACGAGACTTTGCAGCATCCGCAGAATGGGTATTCTTCCGTTGCTAGTTTGTTAGATCCACCCCTgccaaagaaaagaaaggatGCTGTTATCACCACCAACACATGTGAGTTGTGTGCTGCTATGGTTGATATGAATCACTTAAAGCAATGTGATACTAACAAGAATGGGAAGCAACCAATTACAAACTTCACTCTTCGTCGTACACAATCACTTTATTTTAGAGAGCGGACTAAAAATGCTTCAATTGAAGAGTCGAAGCTATTTTTGGATGCTCTTGATTTACTTAACATGAGAGAGGAGTTATTCCTTAAAATATTACGGGACCCAAATTCTTCATTAGCGCATCAGTTACATGGTACACATGCATCCAAAGCCTTAACCAAGTCCGTGTCATTTCCTTCCCTTCTGTCACTGGGAAAAATTGCCAGCCATTTAGTAACATCAACAAATTTGAGTAGCGAGGAGGAAGTAGCAAAAGGTGTGCCAACTAGACTTGAATCATTTGATAATGCGCCAGCGAGTTCACCTGGTGGCAAACACAAGCGCCACGATAGTAAACTTGTCCTTGCACGGTTCAGGAACTTGAAGGACAAAATAACACATGCTCTTAAGGAGAGCCGTAAGGAGAAGCGTCGAATCATCATGGACGCTGTCCTTCATAAGGTTCCAAAGGATGTTAAAAAGGGATCCAATCTACTCGAGAAGCCAATGCCAGATGGACACAACAGGAACTTTCCGGAAAGTACTTTTAACACTGCTCACCTCCATTCTCCATTTAGCAAGAGCCAGATGAAATCATTCAAAAGAACGTCATCGCTCAATGACTCATTAGACAGATATAATAGATTACTTGAATCCTGCTTCAGTAGGGACGAAAAACAGCAAAACTTTGAAAGGTCAAGTTCAAGAGTATCTAAATCACCTTCACCAGCTAGAACTAGGCCCATAGTCCTGGAGAGGATTCTTTCTCTGCCTGATCTTAGGCATTACCCGTCTTTCCGAATTGAGGACGCTCCCGAAGCCAATTATTCAGAAACAGTAGATACAGCTGCATCGACTGCATCCAGCAACAACTTAAATTTAGGGGCTAATAGGTCCGATGAACAGAAGTCCGTCGATATTCCTTTAGTTTCAGAAAATAAAACTCAACAAGATTCCAGTTCCGACTCCGAGATTCCTGAAGATTTTCTTGATATCAGCCAGACTTCCAATGACTTTGGTGACTTAAACACAGAGGAGAACTCTGTTCCGGTTGATAAACCGGTTCCTGTTACTTTGCCTGATATGATAATTCAAGAAGCTACTACTCTCCCCGAAACGGCAG GTATAGCTGAAAATGCATTTGATACCAATGAAGAAGGAATACTAGCCGAGGAACAGAAGAGAAGTCTATTGCAAGTTCATGTGGACGAAAGAAATAAAGCCGAATTCAATTATGTAAAAGATGTGCTGGAACTATCTGGCTTTAGCGGAAATGAATTTATGAACCTTTCAGTATTTGACGAAGTGGGAGGATGTTTTCTTTCTCAACCTGACTGTTCGGGATATGGTGAAGAAAGTGGAAGCTGTGATCAACTTCTTTTGTTTGATTTAATCAACGAGGTCTTACTACAACTTTATGAGAGATCATCTTTATACTGGCCAAAGGCGTTAACATTTCGTTCTTATATCCATCCAATGACTGTTGGCTATTATCTTCTTGAGGAGGTGTGGAAAGATATAAGCTGGTGGATCAACTACAAGCTGGAGAATGACCAATCACTACTCGATGATGCTGCAAGCCGTGATTTGGCAAAAGGTGATAATTGGATGAACCTACAATTTGATGCAGAGTGCGTTGGATTGGAGCTCGAGGATCTCATATTCGATGATCTTTTAGATGAGCTAGTATTCATTGACATTCATTCTCACATAGGTGTATAA